A stretch of the Nicotiana tabacum cultivar K326 chromosome 6, ASM71507v2, whole genome shotgun sequence genome encodes the following:
- the LOC107792303 gene encoding thioredoxin-like 2-1, chloroplastic isoform X2 — translation MQGYSLFSLKVCPFPLFSLPSNSLPFKLNSWKTRVHSSHVGIPSDYAPNKRLLLFKVRATAAETDQPKWWEKNASNMVDIHSTQEFLDALSQAGDRLVIVDFYGTWCASCRALFPKVCMIAEKHPEILFLKVNFDENKSLCKSLNVKVLPYFHFYRGVDGLLDSFSCSLAKKLKDAIANYNPAHAKESSLKGTDDGKSVLP, via the exons ATGCAAGGCTACTCTCTATTTTCACTTAAAGTTTGTCCCTTTCCCCTCTTTTCTCTTCCTTCAAATTCACTGCCCTTTAAATTGAACTCATGGAAAACAAGGGTTCACTCTTCCCATGTTGGAATTCCTTCTGATTATGCCCCCAACAAACGTTTGCTTCTTTTCAAG GTACGTGCAACTGCTGCTGAAACTGATCAACCAAAATGGTGGGAAAAGAATGCCTCAAATATGGTTGACATCCATTCAACTCAAGAATTTTTAGATGCCTTAAGTCAAGCTGGAGATAGATTAGTCATTGTTGACTTTTATGGCACATGGTGTGCTTCTTGTCGCGCATTGTTCCCCAAG GTCTGCATGATTGCCGAAAAACACCCAGAAATCCTTTTCCTTAAGGTGAACTTTGATGAGAACAAGTCCTTGTGCAAAAGCTTAAATGTAAAAGTCCTCCCATATTTCCACTTCTATAGAGGAGTTGACGGCCTGTTGGATTCCTTTTCTTGCTCTCTCGCAAAG AAATTAAAGGATGCTATTGCAAATTATAATCCAGCTCATGCAAAAGAGAGTTCCCTGAAAGGAACTGATGATGGGAAGTCTGTGCTTCCTTGA
- the LOC107792303 gene encoding thioredoxin-like 2-1, chloroplastic isoform X1 — MQGYSLFSLKVCPFPLFSLPSNSLPFKLNSWKTRVHSSHVGIPSDYAPNKRLLLFKVRATAAETDQPKWWEKNASNMVDIHSTQEFLDALSQAGDRLVIVDFYGTWCASCRALFPKVCMIAEKHPEILFLKVNFDENKSLCKSLNVKVLPYFHFYRGVDGLLDSFSCSLAKLQKLKDAIANYNPAHAKESSLKGTDDGKSVLP, encoded by the exons ATGCAAGGCTACTCTCTATTTTCACTTAAAGTTTGTCCCTTTCCCCTCTTTTCTCTTCCTTCAAATTCACTGCCCTTTAAATTGAACTCATGGAAAACAAGGGTTCACTCTTCCCATGTTGGAATTCCTTCTGATTATGCCCCCAACAAACGTTTGCTTCTTTTCAAG GTACGTGCAACTGCTGCTGAAACTGATCAACCAAAATGGTGGGAAAAGAATGCCTCAAATATGGTTGACATCCATTCAACTCAAGAATTTTTAGATGCCTTAAGTCAAGCTGGAGATAGATTAGTCATTGTTGACTTTTATGGCACATGGTGTGCTTCTTGTCGCGCATTGTTCCCCAAG GTCTGCATGATTGCCGAAAAACACCCAGAAATCCTTTTCCTTAAGGTGAACTTTGATGAGAACAAGTCCTTGTGCAAAAGCTTAAATGTAAAAGTCCTCCCATATTTCCACTTCTATAGAGGAGTTGACGGCCTGTTGGATTCCTTTTCTTGCTCTCTCGCAAAG CTCCAGAAATTAAAGGATGCTATTGCAAATTATAATCCAGCTCATGCAAAAGAGAGTTCCCTGAAAGGAACTGATGATGGGAAGTCTGTGCTTCCTTGA
- the LOC107792301 gene encoding phospholipase D alpha 4-like isoform X1 yields the protein MEGKYKCFHGTLEVSIFRATSHKSSIPLKCISANGKPAYVTIKIDNKTVAKTTQERDRVWNQTFQILCAHSPNTTITITLKTKCTTLGKFTVHSHKLLNEASLVEGFFPLSTENKKPKKKLKLQFILWFKPAEYEPSWGRILENGTFTGFKNSTFPQRSNCSVTLYQDAHHQHTFQPPFQHSKRPKNLWEDIYRAIEGAKHLIYIAGWSFNPNLALVRDPSTEIMHAKGVKLGELLKRKAEEGVAVRIMLWDDETSLPIIKNKGVMRTHDEDSLAYFRDTKVVCKLVPRLHHKLPSFFAHHQKVITVDSRSHLSSTSREITSFIGGLDLCDGRYDTEEHSLFKTLNTESHCYDFYQTSLSGASLHKGGPREPWHDAHARVTGQAAMDILNNFEQRWNKQIGPSLLIPIRSIPELSNQPNMASTDRDWNVQVFRSIDHVSACPLPMNMPIERSIHEAYVEAIRRADRFIYIENQYFIGACHLWEQDQHCGCRNLIPIEIALKVANKIKAKERFAVYIVIPMWPEGLPESDSVQDILHWTRETMKMMYKFIGEAIKESGEPGHPRDYLNFFCLANREEEFKGEFVPPYSPHPESQYWKAQKKRRFMVYVHSKLMIVDDTYLLIGSANINQRSMDGQRDTEIAIGCYQSKSEEGDIDQRDVHAYRMSLWYEHTAKAEQVFQEPQSLECVQKIRSIGDQLWKIYDQDEVEDMKGVHLVTYPVNVTAEGHVVDIMERNGHFPDTEALIKGRRSKVLAPTITT from the exons ATGGAGGGCAAATATAAGTGTTTTCATGGAACACTTGAAGTCTCTATTTTCCGTGCCACATCTCATAAGTCATCTATTCCTCTCAAG tgtATTTCAGCAAATGGAAAACCTGCATATGTGACAATCAAGATTGATAACAAAACAGTAGCAAAAACAACACAAGAACGTGATCGTGTTTGGAACCAAACCTTTCAAATCCTCTGTGCTCATTCTCCCAATACAACCATTACCATTACCCTAAAGACAAAGTGCACCACCTTAGGAAAATTCACAGTTCATTCTCATAAGCTCTTAAATGAAGCAAGTTTAGTTGAGGGATTCTTCCCACTTTCAACTGAAAACAAGAAGCCAAAGAAGAAACTGAAATTGCAATTCATTTTGTGGTTTAAACCAGCAGAATATGAACCAAGTTGGGGAAGAATATTAGAGAATGGTACATTCACAGGATTCAAAAATTCAACATTTCCTCAAAGATCAAACTGTAGTGTGACTCTTTATCAAGATGCACATCACCAACATACATTTCAACCACCATTTCAACATTCCAAGAGACCCAAAAACTTGTGGGAGGATATATACAGAGCCATTGAGGGTGCAAAGCATTTGATTTATATTGCAGGCTGGTCTTTCAATCCTAATTTGGCCCTG GTCCGTGATCCCAGTACAGAAATTATGCATGCAAAAGGAGTAAAGCTAGGCGAATTACTGAAGCGCAAAGCAGAGGAAGGTGTGGCTGTGAGGATCATGCTTTGGGACGACGAAACATCCTTACCAATAATCAAGAACAAAGGAGTAATGAGAACACACGACGAAGATTCTTTAGCCTATTTCAGAGACACAAAAGTAGTATGCAAATTAGTTCCCAGATTACACCATAAACTGCCTTCATTCTTTGCACATCATCAAAAAGTAATAACAGTAGATTCAAGAAGTCATCTATCTTCAACTAGTCGAGAAATCACTAGCTTTATCGGTGGTTTAGACCTTTGTGATGGTCGCTACGATACAGAAGAACACTCCTTGTTTAAAACTCTCAACACAGAATCACATTGCTACGATTTCTATCAAACGAGTCTATCTGGTGCAAGCCTACACAAAGGAGGGCCGAGAGAACCATGGCACGATGCTCACGCTCGTGTCACAGGACAAGCAGCTATGGATATACTCAACAATTTTGAACAAAGATGGAATAAGCAAATTGGCCCTTCTTTGCTCATTCCTATAAGATCCATTCCAGAACTAAGCAATCAGCCAAACATGGCTTCTACTGATCGCGATTGGAACGTTCAAGTCTTTCGTTCAATTGATCATGTCTCAGCATGCCCTTTGCCTATGAACATGCCAATTGAAAGAAGCATACATGAAGCTTATGTAGAAGCGATTAGACGAGCTGACAGATTTATTTACATAGAAAATCAGTATTTCATCGGTGCATGTCACCTTTGGGAGCAAGATCAACATTGTGGCTGTAGAAATTTAATTCCAATAGAGATTGCACTAAAAGTTGCAaacaaaatcaaagctaaagAGCGATTCGCTGTGTACATTGTGATACCAATGTGGCCTGAAGGATTGCCAGAAAGTGATTCAGTTCAAGATATATTGCATTGGACTAGAGAAACAATGAAGATGATGTATAAATTTATAGGTGAAGCTATTAAAGAAAGTGGTGAGCCAGGACATCCTAGAGATTACTTGAATTTCTTCTGCCTTGCAAACAGAGAAGAAGAGTTCAAGGGAGAGTTTGTTCCTCCTTATTCTCCACATCCTGAATCACAATATTGGAAAgctcaaaagaaaagaagattcATGGTTTATGTCCACTCTAAGCTCATGATAG TGGATGACACCTACTTATTAATTGGTTCTGCTAACATAAATCAAAGATCCATGGATGGGCAACGAGACACAGAGATTGCAATAGGATGCTATCAGTCGAAAAGTGAAGAAGGCGACATAGATCAAAGGGACGTTCATGCATATCGTATGTCATTGTGGTATGAGCATACAGCAAAAGCAGAACAAGTGTTTCAAGAGCCTCAAAGCTTAGAATGCGTGCAAAAAATCCGTTCTATCGGAGACCAATTGTGGAAGATTTACGATCAAGATGAAGTAGAAGATATGAAGGGTGTTCATTTGGTCACATACCCTGTGAATGTGACTGCAGAAGGTCATGTTGTGGATATTATGGAGAGAAATGGTCACTTCCCTGATACAGAAGCACTAATAAAAGGGAGGAGATCGAAAGTTTTAGCACCTACAATTACTACATAG
- the LOC107792301 gene encoding phospholipase D alpha 4-like isoform X2 has translation MEGKYKCFHGTLEVSIFRATSHKSSIPLKCISANGKPAYVTIKIDNKTVAKTTQERDRVWNQTFQILCAHSPNTTITITLKTKCTTLGKFTVHSHKLLNEASLVEGFFPLSTENKKPKKKLKLQFILWFKPAEYEPSWGRILENGTFTGFKNSTFPQRSNCSVTLYQDAHHQHTFQPPFQHSKRPKNLWEDIYRAIEGAKHLIYIAGWSFNPNLALVRDPSTEIMHAKGVKLGELLKRKAEEGVAVRIMLWDDETSLPIIKNKGVMRTHDEDSLAYFRDTKVVCKLVPRLHHKLPSFFAHHQKVITVDSRSHLSSTSREITSFIGGLDLCDGRYDTEEHSLFKTLNTESHCYDFYQTSLSGASLHKGGPREPWHDAHARVTGQAAMDILNNFEQRWNKQIGPSLLIPIRSIPELSNQPNMASTDRDWNVQVFRSIDHVSACPLPMNMPIERSIHEAYVEAIRRADRFIYIENQYFIGACHLWEQDQHCGCRNLIPIEIALKVANKIKAKERFAVYIVIPMWPEGLPESDSVQDILHWTRETMKMMYKFIGEAIKESGEPGHPRDYLNFFCLANREEEFKGEFVPPYSPHPESQYWKAQKKRRFMVYVHSKLMIDPWMGNETQRLQ, from the exons ATGGAGGGCAAATATAAGTGTTTTCATGGAACACTTGAAGTCTCTATTTTCCGTGCCACATCTCATAAGTCATCTATTCCTCTCAAG tgtATTTCAGCAAATGGAAAACCTGCATATGTGACAATCAAGATTGATAACAAAACAGTAGCAAAAACAACACAAGAACGTGATCGTGTTTGGAACCAAACCTTTCAAATCCTCTGTGCTCATTCTCCCAATACAACCATTACCATTACCCTAAAGACAAAGTGCACCACCTTAGGAAAATTCACAGTTCATTCTCATAAGCTCTTAAATGAAGCAAGTTTAGTTGAGGGATTCTTCCCACTTTCAACTGAAAACAAGAAGCCAAAGAAGAAACTGAAATTGCAATTCATTTTGTGGTTTAAACCAGCAGAATATGAACCAAGTTGGGGAAGAATATTAGAGAATGGTACATTCACAGGATTCAAAAATTCAACATTTCCTCAAAGATCAAACTGTAGTGTGACTCTTTATCAAGATGCACATCACCAACATACATTTCAACCACCATTTCAACATTCCAAGAGACCCAAAAACTTGTGGGAGGATATATACAGAGCCATTGAGGGTGCAAAGCATTTGATTTATATTGCAGGCTGGTCTTTCAATCCTAATTTGGCCCTG GTCCGTGATCCCAGTACAGAAATTATGCATGCAAAAGGAGTAAAGCTAGGCGAATTACTGAAGCGCAAAGCAGAGGAAGGTGTGGCTGTGAGGATCATGCTTTGGGACGACGAAACATCCTTACCAATAATCAAGAACAAAGGAGTAATGAGAACACACGACGAAGATTCTTTAGCCTATTTCAGAGACACAAAAGTAGTATGCAAATTAGTTCCCAGATTACACCATAAACTGCCTTCATTCTTTGCACATCATCAAAAAGTAATAACAGTAGATTCAAGAAGTCATCTATCTTCAACTAGTCGAGAAATCACTAGCTTTATCGGTGGTTTAGACCTTTGTGATGGTCGCTACGATACAGAAGAACACTCCTTGTTTAAAACTCTCAACACAGAATCACATTGCTACGATTTCTATCAAACGAGTCTATCTGGTGCAAGCCTACACAAAGGAGGGCCGAGAGAACCATGGCACGATGCTCACGCTCGTGTCACAGGACAAGCAGCTATGGATATACTCAACAATTTTGAACAAAGATGGAATAAGCAAATTGGCCCTTCTTTGCTCATTCCTATAAGATCCATTCCAGAACTAAGCAATCAGCCAAACATGGCTTCTACTGATCGCGATTGGAACGTTCAAGTCTTTCGTTCAATTGATCATGTCTCAGCATGCCCTTTGCCTATGAACATGCCAATTGAAAGAAGCATACATGAAGCTTATGTAGAAGCGATTAGACGAGCTGACAGATTTATTTACATAGAAAATCAGTATTTCATCGGTGCATGTCACCTTTGGGAGCAAGATCAACATTGTGGCTGTAGAAATTTAATTCCAATAGAGATTGCACTAAAAGTTGCAaacaaaatcaaagctaaagAGCGATTCGCTGTGTACATTGTGATACCAATGTGGCCTGAAGGATTGCCAGAAAGTGATTCAGTTCAAGATATATTGCATTGGACTAGAGAAACAATGAAGATGATGTATAAATTTATAGGTGAAGCTATTAAAGAAAGTGGTGAGCCAGGACATCCTAGAGATTACTTGAATTTCTTCTGCCTTGCAAACAGAGAAGAAGAGTTCAAGGGAGAGTTTGTTCCTCCTTATTCTCCACATCCTGAATCACAATATTGGAAAgctcaaaagaaaagaagattcATGGTTTATGTCCACTCTAAGCTCATGATAG ATCCATGGATGGGCAACGAGACACAGAGATTGCAATAG